The Mycolicibacterium aichiense region GGTGCCCGCCGTCGACACCCACGCCAAGGGCCGGCCGGCCGATCAGCTGCACGACTGGGCGGCCCAGCGGGCGCCGGCACTCGGTATCCCGATCACCGCGCTGGAGGCGTACGCGTACGCCGCTCGGGTGGCCGAGGTGGAGAACCCCAACTGTCACCTGGCCTGGACCACGCTGGCCGGCATCGGCATGGTCGAGAGCCACCACGGCACCTACCGCGACGCCGTCGTCGCGCCGAACGGGGACGTCAGCCCGCCGATCCGCGGCGTCCACCTCGACGGCACCAACGGCAACCTCGAGATCATCGACGACGAGAAGACGCTGAGCAATGACGAGCCGATCTACGTCCGGGCGATGGGACCGATGCAGTTCATCCCGGAGACCTGGCGCCTCTATGGCGTCGATGCCAACAATGACGGGGTGATCAGTCCGGACAACATCGACGACGCGGCGCTGTCGGCGGCCGGGTATCTGTGCTTTCGGGGC contains the following coding sequences:
- a CDS encoding lytic transglycosylase domain-containing protein — encoded protein: MLSTRWLRAFAVIAAAAMLLAASCSWQLGTPIPDGVPPPPGDPVPAVDTHAKGRPADQLHDWAAQRAPALGIPITALEAYAYAARVAEVENPNCHLAWTTLAGIGMVESHHGTYRDAVVAPNGDVSPPIRGVHLDGTNGNLEIIDDEKTLSNDEPIYVRAMGPMQFIPETWRLYGVDANNDGVISPDNIDDAALSAAGYLCFRGKDLASPRGWMNALHAYNHSDQYARTVRDWATAYAQGHAL